Part of the Dehalococcoidia bacterium genome is shown below.
TTCCTGCGCTGTCGATGCAGCTGGAGGGCCAGCTCCAGGTTGGTGAACAGTCGCAGATGTTCCCTGAGGACCCCGCGTGACCCTGACCAGATTCCCCCCGCCCCTACCCTTCTAGAGGGCGCCACGGCGGAGGTGGCTCTCATCCGGGCGCAGGCCGGGCGGCAAGGATCGCCCACAGGATGGCGGCGGCCTTCCTGGCCTCCTCCGGCCGATGGAATACCTCCTGGGCAAAGGGCAACAGGTCCTATTTTCCAAGGGGCAAGACCGCCATCGCTGCCACTTCTTCACCCCTCACAGCACCACCGCCTGTCCAAAGTCAAGTCCAGGGCTCAGCATATGCTACTTGACAGGACACGGACGTGACAGAGTTGGGCGTGCGGTCGTCATCCCGTTTATGGGCTTAGCTCCTGCCGAGGCGCCAAAGTGGTCGCATAGTCAACTTGCGAGGTCTCCCCCTCCATACCATGGCGGTGGATGATGGCCGAGGTGCCCTCCAACGTCCTCATCCTGGAGTAGTTCCTGGACGTGGGCATCGACGGCATCAGCATCGGCTCCAACGATCTGACGCAGCTGCTGTTGGGGGTGGACCGGGACAGCGCTATGCTGGCCCAGGAGTTCGACGAGCGCAACGAGGCGGTCATGGAGGCCCTCCGCATACTGGTGCGGGGGGCTCTACGGCGAGGAGTCACCGTCTCCATCTGCGGCCAGGCCCCCAGCGACTTCCCAGAGCTGACCCGCAAGCTGGTGGAGTGGGGCATCACCTCCATCTCCATCAACCCAGACGTCATCGACAGCACGCGGGAGTTAATAGCGGCAGTGGACAAAGCTGGACGGCTGGCGCCAGGCCGCAGCGGCGACCCGCTGACGCCTACGCCCCTGGCCATAGCTCCTGGACATAGCAGCGGTGCCCGGGCAGCAGGGCCCGGGCATCTACACGCGGGCGAGCCCTGACCGCGAGCCGCCCCTGGTGCCCTATGCCCGAGTGAGATAATGGGGGTAGTGCGCGTTGTTCTAGGCCAACGGGGGTGCTAATATTGCTGTCCGAAGGGAGACGGGCACGCAGGGGGTGGTGGAGTGCCCGAAATTGGACTGCCCGAGCTCCTCATCATTCTGGGCATCCTGGTGCTCCTGTTCGGTGCGGGGAGGGTGGCGGAGCTGGGCGGGGCCCTGGGCCGTGCGGTGCGTGAGTTCCGGCGGGCGGTGCGCGAGGAGCCGGAGGAACAGCAGACCCCTCCGGCCGTCGAGACCAACGGTGGTGACCAGGCCCGCCCCGGCTACTACCAGCACTAGAGTTGCACATCCGGGGGCGGCCGTGGAGCGGCCAGCGTCCGAGTTTGCCTCGCCGCCTGAGGCCACCGGGCCAAGGGTGCTGGTGGTGGACGACGACGAGCGCCTGCTGCTGGCGCTGTCGCGGGGGCTGCGACTGCGCGGCTTCCAGGTGGCCCTG
Proteins encoded:
- a CDS encoding putative PEP-binding protein, coding for MGIDGISIGSNDLTQLLLGVDRDSAMLAQEFDERNEAVMEALRILVRGALRRGVTVSICGQAPSDFPELTRKLVEWGITSISINPDVIDSTRELIAAVDKAGRLAPGRSGDPLTPTPLAIAPGHSSGARAAGPGHLHAGEP
- the tatA gene encoding twin-arginine translocase TatA/TatE family subunit, with protein sequence MPEIGLPELLIILGILVLLFGAGRVAELGGALGRAVREFRRAVREEPEEQQTPPAVETNGGDQARPGYYQH